AGTTCTTTAAGTATTCAATACTTTGTACAAAGTTAGTTAGTACTTGGTGAGTGTGTTACTTCAGACTCTGTTGTTTACTTGGCCTGTAGCGCTTCTTCGTGAGGCACTTTGGACTTTGAAAGTGTGGCAAAGGACAAATTAGCTACTTTTTCAGAGTCTAAAGTCTAAATTCAGTGTTGGAAGTACACAGATGTTTTACTGAAGTGAATGTAGCAATGCCACAGTGTGCTGACCCCTCCAGAGAAAATGCGCAATTAAAGTTAGACCTCTGGTTTAACGTTTACGCGTCAAAACAAAAACCTAATGCAAATTTTGCCGTAGGCCTGCAACTactaattatttttatttagaaaaaaaaaaaaaagacgccGCAGAGGCAAACATCTTCATGCCAAGATCCCTCAGAATCTGGCTTTTTGcatcacagaaacactgtaATTGCACCAATTAACACTAATTGATTACACTAATTACATGGTGGCAACAGGGTGGTGTGAATCCATAATCTGACTGATTACGTTCTGTAAGGCTAAAGGGTCATCAATggggaaaaagacaaattagCTCACTAACACAAACAGGTGAGGTGTTATAGTACTGTGCAGGCCAATGTTATCAAAAGTATTCAATATTATGTGTTTAAAAAATAGGATCTCTGTTAATTATACATTTGATAGTATCAAAAGTACCaaatcttgaaaaaaaaacaaaaaaacaggtcTATGATGAGATTTTCAACCCAAGGCTGCACAGATGACAGCTGTCAAAACACGCTATGTGATTTGGAGCAGAAAGAATCAGCTCTAAATAAGTTAACAGAAAATTAAACGATCTGCAACTCTCTATGAtcatgtgatttaaaaaaaaatatttcaagcaaaaatacaaaaaattcACAGTTTCAGTCTTCTGAAATGGGAATACCTTTGACTACCTTTAGATCAGACAAAactttaaaatttaatttaaagatgtcaccttgggctctgggaaggTGTGAAAAGCATGTTAATTGCAGCCATAACATCATTTATCAGAAGGTTTGCTGTAGAGAACGTATGATAATAATTAATATCCTCTGCTATTCTTGTTGCATTAAATTTCATTATACTTAGAGCTGTATTCCTTCCAGTTCTTTCATCATGGCACTGGCTGGAGTGAGAGTTATTGAGCTGGCAGGCCTGGCTCCAGCACCGTTCTGTGGCATGATCCTGGCTGACTTTGGAGCCAGGGTGATCCGTGTGGACCGGACCAAGGCCGCCATGTCTTTGGACACACAAGCACGGGGCAAACAATCTGTGGCCATCAACCTGAAGACATCAGAGGGTGTAGCCCTGCTCAGGAAGCTCTGTGTCCAGTCTGATGTGGTCCTTGAGCCCTACCGAAAAGGTCAGACCACCAGCACTATGAGAACTAACAGCGCGATGAGTTATACTCTGTTATACAGAGTGGTTAGAATCAGTGAGCATTAATACACTCATGTGGAAATACTCAATTAGTTGTAATAAGCTTAAGTCCTTCATTCAAGATCGTGCTTaagtaaaaaaacagaagtaaaatcAGTAATAAGTATTTCaagtattaaaaatgaaattgcatgctctgcagaaaaatggctaTTGATGCATCAATGCTCAAGCTGTATATTTAAGTACTTTATATTTAGTTTGGTATTTGAATCCAGTGTGTGCCAATTTAGGGTCAAGTCCCTTCCAGAGGGTCACAAGATGAATAAGTGGTGTCATGAGATCAATAATGGGGcaggaaagaataaaaaacacagtgctgATAAACAACTTTCttctcatttctttattttgggGGCTTTGTTTTGAAATAGTAGATACTTAAACTTCTTTGGGCCTCATgcatttattgaaatgaaaccatctAAGAAGTTTTGAGAAGAAATCAGCTGCAACAATAggttgattaattgattagtttatcaacagaaaataaattggcaacaattttgataattgttTAGATTATTATAACTTTTCCAGATTATTATtagttttgatatttttcaatattgtctgacattttctaGATTGTAATAAATAATTCACAGATTAATCTAAATTAAAAGAGGCTAGAAATCACTCTTAGACTGAACTGCTCAAAGATTTCGGAAATGTCACAAGTGGCCCCACTAGACGGTGCTTCTTTGTGAGGGGTCACAAGACAAACAGGTTGGGAGCCACtgggttgtaaaaaaaaaatgcaatgcattttatAAGATCCTCATATGTTTTGCatgcaaaaatcttaatttgtaaagaaACTAgtatttataaataaataaatgtggtggagtaaagagtacagtatttccctttgaaatgttgtggagtagaagtataattTATCTTATAATGGagatactcaagtaaagtattagtacctcaaaattgtactcaaGCACTTGTACTTGTACAATGTACTTTGTTACTATCTGCTACTGGTTGGCCAGAATTGATGTATAATAGTATAATAATTTTAGTCAGATCTTATTAGATTAACAGTAATCACAGttatttttacttgtatttatattaaaatatagAAACCAATTCAAACAAATTGATACATTTCAGTTTAGAGAACCTCATAGTCGTAGATGTACTCTGAGGTATAACAACcgtgttttttatttaaatctgtatgtgtatataaacatatatgtaGGTAGACACTGATGAATGTGATCAATGTTTTTGATTAATGTAATTATAGATTGTATTATTGATTGACTTTCTTCTGACCCCGcaggtgtgatggagaggctggGCCTCGGTCCACAAGACCTGTTAAAGGAAAACCCTCGTCTGATCTACGCTCGCTTGACTGGGTATGGACAAAGTGGATCTTATGCCACCACAGCTGGACATGACATCAACTTCCTTGCCATGTCAGGtaataacacacacaactgtgaaTGTTTGTGGATTGAATGCTTAGACACCTTGCAGTGCACACTGATGGATTGAGTATTCATCCAGATGATGAAGGAGGATAATTCActcctctttctgttgtttttctgtctgtactTGAATCTGCGTCGGCCCAAATCTGTTGTTTCATGACCGTGGACACATGAGCTGAGTTTCAGTGTATAATAAACTCAGTGCTCTCAGTGTGCGTGAAGTCAagcttttcttttccattattttatattttacattagtCTACCAGGTGAACGTTCGATAACATTTAGTATGACTTTGGAAAGTTGCCCATAAACCTTGATTATAGCCAACTATTCAGTACAGTGGAAGGTCCACAGTAAGAAATCATATACAACAAATGGATACCAACCTTAGATCAACAGTGTATTAAATTGCTCGTGACTGCCAGCTTAATCACAAGGTTTGATACGTATATGTAACACCATATACGTAGATACCACTGTGGGAGTGATACAGGTTAAGCTGATGTCCCAGCTGGTTTGTGatctgggaagtcgtccatGAAAACTGTTTGCAAAGgggcaggcactttcaaaaaattCTTCGCGGGTTATATATTTATGGAAATATATTAAACTGTTTTATCTACAAAGGCAGACTGCCAGCACTCATTTAGTTTCAGTTCTGTACATTCAGTTCTGTACTACAAACCAAATGACATTTTAAGTTCAGTATAAGTTGTAGGTAGTGTAATGTGACactcaaatgacaaaaactgcagaatcttctgctttctttccaaCTAATAACACTTGTATAATTAATGGGTTACGCAGGCATTCAGGGGAATGAAATAGTCTAACATTTTCACCATAATGGTCTTAAAAGCAGGCCTTTTAAATGCTTGGCTAGTGCACACACTGCTCATTATTCTGCACAATCTGTATTTTGCAGCACACAAAAAGAACCTAGACAGGccttaaaaagaaataaaagtaatgAGGCGGCTGATGCAAAAATGCAGCCTCGTGAAGAGTCAAGGCCAAATGCCACATGTTTGGGTGGCATTCAGCCTAGCTGTAAGACCCAGAATATAAAGTCTCACGACACTAATCATGGTGCCATATCAAGCTTCACCCCACTACAGTAAGATGTGAGTAACGAACTTTAAGCACATTCAGGCAGAATGGATGACAAAACATTGGCAATGCAAACGTGATCACGCAAAGCAAGGTCTgatatgtatatgtataaacCTACAGATACCACTGGGGGCTGATACAGGTAACTCAACCATGTGGTAACCTGGCACATGAGGTTGGAGCACTTTATGAGAATAGATTGAAAAGAATTTCTCCCCCAAAGCTCATTCCCAACACTCACACTTTCTAAATCAATCCTAAACCGCTTCTTATTGTAATACAGCCCTCATAAACTCAATAAGTGCAGGTTTTCAAGAgatctgtgctgctttgttttaagCTTTTATGTCCTTGTAAATGTGCCTGTACGCTTACCCCATTATAAATCCACCCAGTGGTGTTTTTCCAGTAACATCACTCTAACTGTAATGAGTTTATTGAGTGATTTGTTGCTGTAATGAAACTGCTGGTATTTTCATTCGGttacatgtttgtctgtgttttgcaaagaagaatggacGAAAGGCataaagggaggaaaaaaacaacaacgcCATCCCCAGAAAAGCAACAGCGCCATCTAATGTCACTTAGTTTAACACAGGAACACCCATTGAAGCGTGAGGCACATTTTAGGGATGTGTTGTATGGATTATAGAGCACATACAGACCGAAGTAGAGGACCAAATGAGAACGCTGTGGAGATACCTGCCACAGTGAGTTTGCCTCTTTAGTTGGCACCCCCGCAAAGTAGAGGAACAGAAAAAGTTGAAACCTAAATTTTGAGAAAGTTGCTGTAACTAGTCTGTGCAATACATGTTCAAGGCGCTTTGTAATATCTGTATGTTGACAGTTGCAAAAAGGACAGAGTAGACATGCTGGTTCAACACAGGAAACAATTATTATGTCAGCCTTGTTATTATTTGAGAACAGAGTTGTATATTGTATGTACTGAAAGAAAAATCTTTGCGGGGGCTGTTAACCTTTCCTTTTGAGGTTTTTTGCAGGCCGCATCACTCCCTTCCAAACTAATTAGTCTTCTTTCACTTTCAGGGCTGGGGACTGTATTGTTGCTGTATTGTTCTCCACTCATGAAGCTGTCATCATTACATTCTGTGCCACAGGCCTTTTGTCCTGGATGGGTCGCAGTGAAGAGAAGCCCTACTCTCCGCTGAATCTGGTTGCAGACTTTGCAGGAGGTGGTCTCACCTGCGCCCTGGGGATAGTCCTCGCGCTGCTGGAGAGGACAAGGTCAGGGAAAGGACAGATCATTGATGCTTGCATGGTAAGCATATTGTCAGTCCACCTgccctgtttttgtgtgaacAAAGTCTGAGCTCATACAAATCACATTGGAGAGGCTTtgcacaaactgcagccagaCACTAGTGGGGTTAAGGCATATTCACACTAACAGCCCGCTAGCgaatatatgcaaatatatatGCATGAGGCTGCGTCAGTGTGGGCAAACTCTGAAATTGAAACCAGGACATCCAGGCTGAAGACTCAGAGGCAAGATGTTACAAGGAGGGTTATCATAGCAGAACtaattttcttctctgtctcaaagtttgtgtgtaaacaattaatttaattaaatgctaCAAACGAGGTTCCCATCATGGCAGCTTCCCACAGTCCAGGTGTCAATGTTACAGACACGGTCAATGTACACTACACAGTTTCCTGTATCATGTTTCCAGATGATGGTGCACCACGCTGTGGCAAACTTGAGTCAGGGTCAACTTTAATTGGACTAAATGATAAGTTGGACAGCCCTTTGCAAAGTTATTTGAAAAGTGTCATCAGAGTGAATCCTGCTGTGCCTGACATCCACAGCTGGCTGCAAAGTAGAACCACTCTAATGAACGCCTTCAGGAGGAGAAGCTCTCGAAAGTATGAATTTAAAACTTAAAACCGAATGCACATAGCACACTgaagtgtattttattgtgaatCCAGGTTACAGCTGCTTTGACATGTATCCAGTGAAGGTCttaatcttcatcttcatctcataAAGGTCTCATACATACGCAGCCCCTAACAGGATTTGTAACAATCAGATTGTCCTCTTAAATTAGTCAAAGAAGGACAACCTTTGGACATATTTTCATTAAGAAGGGTCAcaaaggaagcagcagagtCTGAAGTCAACCTtaagaaaacactggatccCGCAGCTCCCATAATGCAACTATTAAATGCCCTCATTTTTCAAAcctaaagcaaacaaaaacaaacaaaaagcctAAATCAAGAAAACCCTCATTACCATCAGCACTCGGCTGCATTAACTTCATGTTcccgcttttttttttgggtttgtttttatAAACACTCAATACTAGTAatgatgctttttctttttattgcaaTCTATCAATtgtgaaaaaatgtattcacCCATTCAGTCAAAGGTGTGTCATCAGTCATGTCATCACTGCCATTCATCCATTTTCTGCCTATTTTTTTGATGCTTTATGTGGGCTGAAGCCAaacccagcatgcactgcactGGCCAGGGGTACAATACACAAGGTTGATGTAATTTACAACTGTGTGTATAATTGCCGTTTTTTGTTCTGTAATGTAGCAAAGGACAATTTGAAACTAATGTAAAAATGTGCCACTCGTActgatgaacctgcagagaattatttgcagctcccctcagcttgaTAATGAgtctcagctcattgtttagttGTCCTGTTGcaattttgtctgttttgattcactctcacagctctccTAGTGTCttttgtcagcagcagcaggcagctggttaCAGAAAAAAGGTCTTAAAAACCCCCTGTACGCTACCTGCTTAGCACCAAACTGCACACCCAACTGaacacagttagcaactagctggagaacatttagcagctaaagagcagaAGACATCATTTTACATCTTATTCTGATAATGAAACTAGTTGCATCATCATAGATGAAAACTGAAACCTGAAACTTTCCgaatcaacttaaaaggtgatatGTCCATGCTGCTTTAACGTGTTTCAGCTGCTCCCGAGTGGCCGTAGAATCGGTTATTGCAAatgtaattgtttttcttttctgcagtaGACACACTGAAAGCGGCGTCCATGTGCAGCACAGTGCACTGTCCTGCTTTGTGTCGACTTAATCTCACAAAGATTTCAAATTGGAGACAGTGAATTAAAGTGGTGTAATGCAGCAGCACCCAGTATTGCATTCATGCCCAGAGCACGGATTTAATTTTCAGACAGGGAGAGCAACGGGTTAGTGAGATCTAAagcctgtttctgtttttctgtctctctctcatcctaTTGATTATTTCCcctttttattttagtttcaaatgatttcatgCCTGCTGTTACCACATTAATCGATCTGAGCcacattctgtttcttttaacGAAGAGGGGCCTCTGCATTTTAATTGGTGGTTGGCTACTTggaaactgtatttttctgtgatAGTATGAGGCATGCCTGCTTGTCACCAAAGAATATAAAAATGCAAGTAGTAACAGAGAGTAACAGGTCTATTTTTCCGTCATTCACGAGGCGTCGTCCTTGTATTTCTTCGTAATGGTCAAATTCAAATCTTATGatcaaaaacagtcaaaagaaGGAAACACAGTCAGGGAATCGGCACAGCTTTCCCACAGACTCCATATGCACGAGTCTTGGTTTTGgcataaaataaatgagagcATTGAAGCTCCGACCAGCGGCAGACCTTCTTCTGTACTGCGATTTGTTCCTGATGACTCAGAGAGCAGCAATTTGGAGGAAAACAGTTGAGCCATTTTACTGAAGTCCAGTGTAAAGACAGAACAccatttcaaatatttaaaccCCTTCTGTTGATCAGACTTGTCTTTTAAGCCGCAGCACAGTTCATTTGAGGTGAAGGAGCCTGATTAGATCCCAACAGAGGAGTTAAATTGCAGCAGTAACAGCGTGTGCACATATGGAGACTTGAATGCATTTTGAGTACAGGCAGCTGCTGGTTCATACAGTAAATATCAGCGGAATACCCTCTGCGCAGTATTTCGGCAGAGAAGCCTAGTTTTCAACAAATAATTGCCACGTTTCTACAAGTTCTCCTGCTTACGTACAAAGCCCATAATGGGTTCAGACCATCGCTAAACACCTTGTTTACTATatgccttcaagaacactgcgatcgtctgctgctggtttattggaggctCCCAGCTGAAAGACAGTCAGGGATGCAGCTTTTGTCAGTTACATCCCacagctctggaacacactaccaATAGATATGAGGGACGACAGCCAGCTGAATAGATTTAAAAGAAAGTTTAAAACTTATCTTTTCACTTTAGTCTTTAACTAGCCATGACTTCCtcacaggcctgaaacttttcTGCTGGACTTCTTTTAaagtgttgtattttacttgattttatgcatttagTGaactctatttatttatttatttttaccattattattgagtggttttattttcatcttatttttcaCTATTGTCAAGCgagttttattctccatcttattttacattaaatttctattcctgtttttttttttatgttcatgctgtctttttttgtgtgcagcacTTGCTCCATGTGGtttttgtgttgtaaagcactttgagctgcatttcttgtatcAAAGGTGCTATACATATATCTTTTATTGTTTACATTATTGTTATTTGAATGTTATGTATATTGCAACGGGACGACATTTGATCTGCACTCCGTGTTTTCGTCCTGTTTGGTTTTGCTCAGCCGATACTAGGAAACGTGTTGCGGATATCTGCTCAAGCCGTCAGCTTCTGCTACACTATGAAAAAGCTGCGTCCTTGTATTAGCGTACATGTGAGTGCACGCAGGAGGCATCTTGCAATTTTAGTCTGAAgtaattaatgaataaaaaggGTACGCTTGTATTTTTAGCAAACTCATGGTACTTTATATTCATTAAGCTGTAGTTTGCATGTGCCTGGAATAATTCTGCATAAAATCTAAATAAGAATATTGACTCTTCTGACCTTCTGTTgtccctttctcttcctccctctcaccaTCCTCAGGTAGAAGGAGCAGCATATGTAGGTTCATTTGTATGGAAATCTCGTAGCATTGGTATGTGGGACCGTTCAAGAGGACAAAACCTGTTGGACAGTGGAGCGCCCTTCTACGACACCTACCAGACTTCAGACGGAAAGTACATGGCTGTCGGTGCCATAGAACCGCAGTTCTACAGACAGCTGCTGAAGGGTTGGTGGAATGCAAAGCAGTAGCATTATAATATGTTATTGCTATTTGCTTTAAAGTAGCTTTTTGTTGTtagtttattaatttattgtaCAACTAAAAATTCCATTTCCATAAAGAGAGTGGAACCTCTTCCTTCATATGTCCTAGAAATGAATCAAAAATGCTGCACTAGCCATTATTCCTAAAGTGAAGCAATACCAgtaatacaatacaaaacaaccATGTATATATTCACTGTACATATGTGCCACTTGTGTAGGTTGGCTTCAGATACAGATGCGCAGCAGCTGTGATCAGCCCTGTCAATCTGCCCAATTAGTGGTTTATGtgtggttatttatttattacaagcctgattccaaaaaaaatagGACACTGtacaacataaatacaacagaatgtgataacttgccgAAATTTTTTGACAtgcactcaactgaaaacagtacaaagacaatatatttaatgttagacctcatcagcttcattgagttttgcaagtatctgcttattctgaatttgatgcagcaacacatttcaaacaagttgggacaggagcagctaaagactggggaagttgtggaatgcaatacatggactcaggaacactttataaaactgtaaaaacacagtttgatgaagatgaatgtcaaaacaatgaaaaatgatcGACAGTTTAATCATACTGACATTGAAAAGTGATCACAGTGTAGAGAAATGCATGTTAgcaaccataaaaaaaaatcaaaacaaaacaatgtgaaacaAAAGAAGCTCTCTTTGAATTTGCAGTAACGGCTTCAGGAGAGCAAccacaatgaaaatgaacagattACCTCTCAAGTGAAACTCATGGGGCTTCACAAAGACAAAGTGACCACTGCCCTCAGATGTCAgatatttctctgttttacatcattttccTTTGGCCGCAGGTTTCTCCACTCGGTTAgataagtcttttttttttttttttttcctaggcTTAGAGTTGGATGCTGCAGATTTGCCTCCTCAGATGAGCTTCAGTGATTGGCCGGAGCTGAGACGGATCTTCACAGAGCGTTTTGCTTCAAAAACCCAGAAGGACTGGTCAGTGGTTTTCGATGGGACTGATGCCTGTGTTACACCTGTGTTGTCTTTCGAGGAGGTGAGCTCACACCCACATAACCAGGAACGGGCTTCTTTCATCAAGGACTCCACAGGGAATGAAAGCCCCCGGCCGGCCCCGGTTCTCTCCCGGACTCCCGCAGAGCCTTGCCTCGCTGCAGACCCCGTAATTGGGCAACACACAGTTGAGGTCCTAGAGGAGTACGGGTTCACATCAGCAGAGATCGACCAGATGCGAGCAGCAGGGGTCGTAGAGTGTAGTGCTGCCAAAGCAAAGTTGTAGAAGAGCATGAGTCAAAAGC
The Chelmon rostratus isolate fCheRos1 chromosome 19, fCheRos1.pri, whole genome shotgun sequence DNA segment above includes these coding regions:
- the amacr gene encoding alpha-methylacyl-CoA racemase, giving the protein MALAGVRVIELAGLAPAPFCGMILADFGARVIRVDRTKAAMSLDTQARGKQSVAINLKTSEGVALLRKLCVQSDVVLEPYRKGVMERLGLGPQDLLKENPRLIYARLTGYGQSGSYATTAGHDINFLAMSGLLSWMGRSEEKPYSPLNLVADFAGGGLTCALGIVLALLERTRSGKGQIIDACMVEGAAYVGSFVWKSRSIGMWDRSRGQNLLDSGAPFYDTYQTSDGKYMAVGAIEPQFYRQLLKGLELDAADLPPQMSFSDWPELRRIFTERFASKTQKDWSVVFDGTDACVTPVLSFEEVSSHPHNQERASFIKDSTGNESPRPAPVLSRTPAEPCLAADPVIGQHTVEVLEEYGFTSAEIDQMRAAGVVECSAAKAKL